From the genome of Leptodactylus fuscus isolate aLepFus1 chromosome 1, aLepFus1.hap2, whole genome shotgun sequence, one region includes:
- the LOC142196862 gene encoding uncharacterized protein LOC142196862, with protein MSCGNIFTFKSELVRHQRIHTREKPGKKAYSCPCGKSFTVKASLVAHQTTYTEHDSFMSSVLPGFIKDSREVVRCFDNFTWNSNLSWITCDVVALYPSIPHNQAIEALAYHLYKYDITLRGDVHTDDCTGCSEGHLISTDYKTEDHGITQDPYEEHVITPDIPSFLQEKDLSSDPIIPVQSSASSLTVKESKSHSKDLVHQKIYTGAKLFSCSECGKNFTQKATLLTHQRIHTGERPFSCLECGKSFTYKSTLVNHGRIHTGEKPFPCSDCGKCFSFKSDLVKHQRIHTGEKPYSCSECGQCFSQMSSLITHQRTHTGEKPFICSECGKGFTHKSYLVKHQIHHRETETVLCVESRKHHSIKLNIVKQHRAQTGSKVFSCPKCNKCFSEKSNLVRHQKIHTGEKPHSCLDCGKCFTRKSHLVDHKNAHLREKPYSCSECGKCFTDKSALVRHQRIHNGEKPYSCSECGKCFTRKSNLVDHKNIHAGEKPYVCSECGKCFSERSVFLRHQIIHTGEKPHSCPECEKCFTWKSNLAEHQKTHTGEKPFSCSECEACFAHKSDLVTHQRIHTGEKPFLCSECGKCFTRKSYLADHKRAHTGEKPFSCSNCGKCFTRRSNFIEHQKIHTAEKPFSCTVCGKCFIQKSALKSHQKVHTGKKPYLCQECGNIFSFKSDR; from the exons ATTGCCTGGTTTTATTAAGGACAGTAGGGAGGTGGTGAGATGTTTTGATAACTTTACATGGAATAGTAATTTATCTTGGATCACATGCGACGTTGTCGCGTTATATCCCAGTATTCCTCACAATCAGGCGATAGAAGCCTTGGCATACCACCTATATAAATACG ATATTACTTTGCGGGGGGATGTTCATACAG ATGACTGTACCGGATgctcagagggacatcttatATCTACGGATTATAAaacagaggatcatggtatcacccaagatccatatgaagaacatgtgattaccccagatataccctcattCCTTCAGGAGAAAGATCTGTCATCTGATCCCATTATACCCGTCCAATCTTCTGCTTCATCACTGACTGTGAAGGAAAGTAAAAGTCACAGTAAGGATCTTGTACATCAGAAAATTTACACAGGGGCAAAACTATtttcgtgttcagaatgtggcaaaaatTTTACTCAAAAAGCAACTCTTCTTactcatcaaagaattcacactggAGAACGTCCTTTTTCATGCTTAGAATGTGGAAAATCTTTTACCTATAAATCAACTCTTGTTAATCATGGCAGAATtcacaccggggagaagccatttccgtgctcagattgtgggaaatgtttttcctttaaatcagatcttgttaaacatcagagaattcacacaggagagaagccatattcatgttcagaatgtggacaGTGCTTCAGTCAAATGTCTTCTCTAAttacacatcaaagaactcacacaggagagaagccatttataTGCTCGGAATGTGGTAAAGGTTTTACCCATAAATcatatcttgttaaacatcagataCATCACAGAGAAACTGAGACAGTCTTGTGTGTAGAAAGTAGGAAACATCACAGCATTAAATTAAATATTGTTAAACAACATCGAGCTCAGACAGGGTCAAAGGTATTTTCATGCCCAAAATGTAACAAATGCTTTAGTGAGAAGTcaaatcttgttagacatcaaaaaattcacacaggagagaagccacattcatgtttagattgtgggaaatgttttactcgaaAATCCCATCTTGTTGACCACAAAAATGCACACCTGAGAGAGAAACCATATTCctgttcagagtgtgggaaatgttttacagataaatcagctcttgtaagacatcaaagaattcacaatggagagaagccatattcatgttccgaatgtgggaaatgttttactcggaaatcaaatcttgttgaccATAAAAACATTCAcgcaggagagaagccttatgtatgctcagaatgtgggaaatgttttagtgaGAGATCAGTTTTTCTTCGTCATCAAAtaattcatacaggagagaagccacattcatgcccagaatgtgagaaatgttttacttggAAATCAAATCTTGCTgaacatcaaaaaactcacacaggagagaagccgttttcatgttctgaatgtgaggCTTGTTTTGCCCATAAATCAGACCTTGTTacccatcaaagaattcacacaggagagaagccatttttatgttcagaatgtgggaaatgttttactcggaaatcaTATCTTGCCGACCATAAAAGAGCTCAtacgggagagaagccattttcatgttcaaacTGTGGAAAATGTTTCACTCGTAGATCAAATTTTAttgaacatcaaaaaattcacacagcggagaagccattttcatgtacagTATGCGGAAAGTGTTTTATCCAAAAGTCAGCCCTAAAGTCACATCAGAAAGTTCACACAGGAAAGAAGCCTTATTTATGTCAAGAATGTGGGAATATATTTTCCTTTAAATCAGAtcgttag